In Rhodopirellula sp. P2, the DNA window CGACCGTTCGATCGCTGTCCACCGAAACTGGGGCCCACGAACAGGGGCGGTACTTGATGAGGACCGCCTACAAACAAATCAATTCCATCCAGCATCCCGGCATGGGGGCCTGGATGGTGGACCGGCAGGGCCGAGCGAACAAAGAGTTGCCAGGGAACTTTTTGATTGGCAGCGGCAACCGGCACCCCGGTGCAGGGTTCTTGCCGCCGGCTTTGTCTCCCGTTCCGATTGCCAATGCCAATTCGGGTTTGCAAAACATCAAGTTGCCAAAGTACTTGGATGAAAAACTGTTTTATCGACGATTGGCGCTCGCCAATCGATTTGACAAGTCGTTTCAGTCGCAGCGGAAGAACAACGATGTCGAAGCCTACAACCAGCTGTATTTAGAAACTCGGAAGTTGATGGGGAGCGAGCACTTGAAGGTGTTCGACTTGAACGAAGAAGACTCCAAACTTCGCGACGCTTATGGTCGCAACTCGTTTGGCCAAGGTTGCTTGCTGGCCCGGCGATTGGTGGAGTCCGGGGCCCGGTTCGTCGAAGTCAACTTTGGTGGCTGGGACATGCACCAGGATCTCTATGCCCGCCTGGGCGAAAAAGCGACTCAGGTCGACGATGGGATGGGCGTGTTGCTTCGTGACTTGCACTCAAAAGGCTTGCTCGACGAAACGTTGGTCGTGCTGACCACCGAGTTTGGTCGCAAGCCTCAGATCAATGCAAATGCGGGCCGAGATCACCACCCCGGAGTGTTCTGCAGTTTGTTGGCTGGTGCCGGAATCAAGGGCGGGCAGGTGTTGGGAGCATCGGATAAACACGGCAGCTATGTCGATGAGTATCCGGTCAGTGTGTCGTCGTTCAACAAGACCATTGCTGCGGCGGCTGGGTTGCCGTTGGACGAGGAGTTCTTCGCGCCCAACGGACGTCCCTTTAAGATCGGGGGCGACGACGATCCCATCCCCGAACTTCTTGCCTGATGTCAGCGTCCCTTGTCAGAATCAGCCCAATTGGTCTCGCATCGTCGTGCTGTTCTGGCGTTGGTCGTTGTCAACGTTTTGTGGGGATCCTCGTTCCCCTTCATGAAGACGCTGAATCTGCTCGCTGACGAACACTTTGGCGTGGATGAGCACACAGCCTCGGGGGCTTTCCGGGCCGCTGCATCCGCCTGGATGATCGGATTGCGATTCGCGTTGGCATTCGTGATGTTCGCTGTTTGTTGCCACGGCGTTTTGAAACGCGTTCGGTGGCCGCACTTCCTCGCCGGAATCGCGATCGGGTGCTTGTTCGTTGTTGGGATGGTCTTGCAGGTGTCCGGGCTGTCAACCATCCCCGCGTCGCGAAGCGGGTTCTTGACCAGCCTCGCGGTGGTGTGGACGCCCATTCTTGCGACACTCTTTGAACGACAACGGCCACGACCCGTCGTGCTGCTTGCCGGGGGCGTGTCCCTGTTCGGCGTGGCGATTCTGACCGGGTTGCTCCAGTGGGCCGACGGCGGCCTGCGTTTCGCACCCGAGGGGCTGGGGCAATGGAAAACCGGTGACACGTTGACGCTGCTCGCCGTGTTGTTCTTCAGCGGCCAAATTGTCGCCGTCGATTGGTTTGGAAAGCGGCTGGATTCGCTTGCGTTCACCCCCTCCATGTTCGGGGCCACCGCCGTGTTGGCGTTGCTGTTCTTTGTCCTGATTCAACCCAGCATCCCTGAGGTTTCGGCCGGCGATGCAGGCAACTCTGGTTGGTACGCGTTGACAACCCAACCCCGCTTCTATGGGCTGATCGTGTTGCTTTCGATCTTCCCGTCTTTGGTGGCATTCTCGCTGATGAATCGATATCAACCCAGCGTGTCACCGACGCAAGCATCCGTGCTCTACACCCTGGAACCACTGATGGCGTCCACCTGGGCCATGTTCATCCCAGGGGTGCTCAGCGTTTGGTGTGCCGTTCAGTACGCCAACGAAACGTTGACCTTCGAGTTGATACTCGGCGGTACGATCCTGATCCTCGCCAACCTGCTGGCCCTCTGGCCAGCCAAGAACACGCCAGCCGATGGCTGAAATGGCGACGCCAATCGCGGGCGATGTGGATCAAGAACTCGCAGAATGTGCGTCCGCCTTTCCCTTGCCGGTCCACGTTTTCACAACCCACCAACGAGTAGGCCGGATCAAGCCGCTTCGGCACCGCTCCGGCAAATGCCCCGTATCCATCGGCGTAAGCGGCGTAAGGTGTAAGAGGCATCCTCGGCTTTTTCGACACGCCATCATCCAAAGCTGCAGCTTGGAGTTGGCCTCGGTGGTGGCGACCGACCTAAAAGGTGTCAGGTACCTTTTTGGGGGACTGGGGGATTTGCTTCGTCGGTGGTGTCGTCGCGTGATGCGATTGAGGCAGCGTTTTCCTTGGTGGAACCGCCTCCGAACCGTTTCCCGTTCGGAGGCTGCGGGAGCGTCAAATTACCTGCTTTTCCAAAAAGGTACCTGACACCTTTTTACGATCCGATGAGGAACGCCGGATGGTGCCACCCAACAAACCTTGATTGAGCGATCCAAGACGAGAAAACGTGTCCGCCAGTCGTGGGCGATCGCACTCGCTGACGAGCTGACCTCTGGTCGACACTCCGCTCATGTGAGATGTCCAAGACATAGCCCCCACCGATTTGACCCCCGTCCCAATAGTGTTCGGCCCGACGTTTGCCGGTCGATGCTGAATTGCTAGCAACGACAATTTGGCTTGCCTTCGCTCGCTGGGCGAGAGTGTCTCGTTCGTGCTTCAAGGGAACTGACGGGCAGTTGCGATGATGTGAAACTTTCAATGGTTTGCATCCGCCAGAGTCGAGATGCGTGAAACCGGATTGGCTCATGCGTCGATGTTGCTTTACTCCTGCGTTGAGCGGGCAATCGTTGGTTCGCCATGCCAACCAAAACCAAGCGACTCAAAAGACGAAAGCTTCCTGATGACCAGGGCGAGCGAACACAGGAATCTCTCGTCAAGCCAAAGATCAAAATCGAAGGCCTCAAATACTTCGCCATGCTCAAGCCTCTGCTCGAGCATCTTCACGAACATGAGTGCCAGCGTGATACCGCTGGCAACCGTACGCTGCACTACGATCAGTATTGCATGCTCGTGTTGCTGTATGTCCTGAACCCCACTGTCTCAAGTTTGCGAGCAATCTCGCAGGCCAGTGAGTTGACGAAAGTACGTGACAAACTGGGCAACGAGAAAGCTTCGCTGGGATCGCTATCCGAAGCCGGTGGGCTGTTCTCTGCAGACCTTCTCAAGCCGATCATTGAGGCCTTGTCTGCTGAAGTCAACGATGCTGCCCCGGACCCGCGACTGAGCAGCATTCAGCAAACGATCACCGCCGTGGATGGCTCACTTGTTAACGCCTTGCCGTCGCTGATTGCCGCATCCATTCTGAAGCAAACAACGGGCTCAGCGCTGGTGCGATGGCGACTACACACACACTTTGAGGTCAATAACCTGCTGCCCGTACGAGTCGACGTGACACCTGACGGCGGTGGAGAACACGACGAGCGGGCCGTGCTCAAACGAGTGCTCGAAGAAGATCGCTTGTACGTGATGGACCGTGGCTATGCCAAGTTCTCGCTCTTCAATTCAATCGTCGCGTCATCGAGTAGCTATGTTTGCCGACTACGTGACAACACGGTTTACGAGACGACTCAAGAACTTGAGTTAACCGAGGGTGACCGTGCTGCGGGGGTGCTCAACGATACGATTGTGAAGCTTGGAGGATCGAGCAGCAGCTCAAATTCCCCTGATCATCCGATCCGGTTGATCCAAATCCGCTGCACGCCTCATCAAAACCGCACAGGCGGAAAGGCGAGAGGTTCCAAGGCACCCAACAGCGATGGGATCCTTCGCATTGCCACCAATCTGCTGAATGTACCTGCTGAAATCATTGCCCTGATCTACTCCTACCGATGGACAATTGAAATCTTCTTTCGGTTCTACAAGCAACTGATGGGCGGCGATCACCTTATCAGCCACAACGTCAATGGGATCCAGATCCAAGTCTATTGTTCGGTGATTGCCTGCTTACTGATCAACCTGTGGACTGGATCTCGCCCCACGAAACGAACGTTTGAAATGATCTGTTTCTACTTTCAAGGCTTAGCCAGTGAAGAGGAGCTGATAGCTCACATCGAAAAGCAAGCTGCTGCAGAAGAGGCAAAGCGTGCCAAAGAGGAGCGTCAAGAAATTTGCTAATCGGCGTTGCGGGAAGTCATTTTGCCTGACTGGTCTCGGCGTAAATGCTGCGCGGTACCAAACACAAAAACGCAACGGCCCTGGGCAAGCCGGATCGCTTCGCTTCCTTCGCAATGAACCCACACTCAACTCGCCAACCATCCGCCAATATTCCAGCCGGCAAACGCCGGGCCGAACACTATTGCCCCCGTCCCCTTTTGGGGGCACGTCGGGAATTCGATAGGCATGTTGGCTGCGTGAATGAACGCACCGGCGGGGGCGAGTGTTCTTCCGCCGCTCCTTCGGATGTGTAATCTTGGTGCCCCGTCCTCGGGATAACAATCCTGCCGGTCACCGAACCGAACGCACCTTCTCTGCCGAAACCAACATGTCACACGAGTCAGCCGCTACCGATGGTTCAACCGAACCCAATCTCGATGCGACGAAGTTTGCCGAGGTGACATCGGGGGTCTATCGCCGCTTTGATCCGGAATCGGTTTGGATGGCATTGCGATATGCAGTCGGGCAACAATTGTTCGATGAGAACCCGACGATCATGTTGATGTTCGTGCGAATTGCGGAGATCTATCCGGAGGCTCAGGCACGATTGCAGGAGATCCGGTCCCAGGAATCCGGTCCGTTGCGTCAAGCGATTGACTTGATTGTTGATCCCCCCAACGAGCTTCGTGAAGCGAAGTACCTGCCTGATTCGATTCAGTCGCCCGGTGAGATGGATCTGTGTTGGGCGGAATTTCTAGTGACCGGGAAAACGGAAGTCATTGCGAAGATTGTTGCCGTGCTGGACAGAGACGACCGGACTCGTGAATTCCTCAATCAAACGCTCTCTAGCGATGCGACTGATTTTGAGTTGTCCGATGCGGAGCGTACTGAGCTTCAACAATTCGGAATTGGGATTGGGAAGTTGTCTGAAGATGCCCGCTGGGAAATCATGACACCAGGTGATTCCGATCTGTTTCTATGGCTGGCGATCAAAGACCAAAATGCGACCTGCACGCGGATTTTGCATGCCATGGACGAACCACTGAAACTGCACTTGGCGAGCAAGGGAGCTGCGTTCTGGTCACTTCAGGCGAATGCGACGCAGCACGGAACGATTCGCTTGCTCTGTGAACAGGCAAGCAAGCAACCTGGTGGCTTCGGACGAAAACTCCTGGTTCCAGCCTGACGTTTCACCCACTGCGGCCGGCGAATGCAAACCCGACTGGATTGCCGGGATGCCGCATCAAGTCAAGGACGATCTTCGCACACCACTGGCTGAACCGGAGCTCTAAAAGGTGTCAGGTACCTTTTTGGGGGACTGGGGGATTTGCTTCGTCGGTGGTGTCGTCGCGTGATGCGATTGAGGCAGCGTTTTCCGTGGTGGAACCGCCTCCGAACCGTTTCCAGTTCAGAGGCTGCGGGAGCGTCAAATTACCTACTCTTCCAAAAAGGTACCTGACACCTTTTTAGGATCCGATGAGGGAGGGGGCGAGTTCGAGGGTGTCGCCGAGCTCTTTTTGCAGGCTTTGGAGTTGCTCGAAGAGGTGCTTGACGACGGGTTGCATGGCGGGGTTGGTGGCCAGGTCGGTTCGCTCGCCGGGATCGTTTTGCATGTCAAACAGTTGCACTGTCTTGGCTTTCGGGAACACGATGAGTTTGTGCTCGGGGGTGCGGATGCTGCGTTGCAGATTCAGGTAGGCGCCGTAGATCGCGGGGTACGGTGTCACCGCTCCGTCCATCAAAGGAAGCACGCTGTGGAAGTCGACATGTTCGGGTTTCTCAATCTTTGCCAGTTCCAGCGTCGTTGGCATCACGTCTTGCAAGTAGATTGGTTCTTCCATTCGTGCGCCCGCTTTGACGCCAGGGCCTTTGACGAGGAATGGCACTCGGACGCTGTGATCGTAGGGATTCTGTTTTCCGAGAAGACCATGTTGGCCGACGGCGAGACCATGGTCGGCGGTGAAGAAGATCCATGTGTTGTCGGCTTCACCGGAGGCTTCGACCGAATCCAGAATCCGCCCGATCATCGCGTCCATGTGCGTCAGCAGCGCGTAGTACTCACGACGGTGAACTCGAACGGCGTGTTCGGTGCGTGGGAAGGGAGCCAGACGCTCGTCACGCAGTGAGCGGCCGCATCCAATTTCTTCCGCGTAAGGATGCAGCGGTTGGTAGTTCGCGGGAACGAGAATGTTTTCCGCGGGGTATTTGTCGAGGTATTCCTGCGGGGCCTGGCGGGGGTCATGAGTGGCGTTGAAGGCCAGGTACATGAACGTGGGTTCGTCGTGCTGGGCTGCGTCAGCGAAGAAGTCATCGGAGTGATTGGCGATGACTTCACTCCAGTGCGTTCCGCCTTCCCAGAACCCGCCCCATTTCGGATCCGAAGGCGACCAGGGATCGGGTTGCCCCTCGATCGGCCGGTTGTAGCCTTCGGGGAAATCTTTGGGCATGCCCGGGCGGGTGTCTCGAACGACATCGAATGATTTCTCGGCACTGGCTCGGCAGTGCCATTTGCCGGTCATGTAGGTGCGGTAACCGGCGGCCTTCATCATTTCGCCCCACCAACGACCTTCCTGGCGTTCCTTTTCAGATTGGTTGTAGATCTCCTGCGCCTGCCAGACGAATCGTCCTGAGTTCAGCATCGTGCGGCTGGCCAGGCACACAGCGCCGCTCCACGAGCCCATGTTGTAGGCGTGGTTGA includes these proteins:
- a CDS encoding DUF1501 domain-containing protein, with product MAGIEFTLEDRRRFISRLAKQTLGVSFAGGLLGGPWWDELSPQSRAHATSASAKKAKHIIYLFMDGAMSHLDTFDPKVGVEEAGETKPIATRVPGIQFGDRFPKLSYLAGAIATVRSLSTETGAHEQGRYLMRTAYKQINSIQHPGMGAWMVDRQGRANKELPGNFLIGSGNRHPGAGFLPPALSPVPIANANSGLQNIKLPKYLDEKLFYRRLALANRFDKSFQSQRKNNDVEAYNQLYLETRKLMGSEHLKVFDLNEEDSKLRDAYGRNSFGQGCLLARRLVESGARFVEVNFGGWDMHQDLYARLGEKATQVDDGMGVLLRDLHSKGLLDETLVVLTTEFGRKPQINANAGRDHHPGVFCSLLAGAGIKGGQVLGASDKHGSYVDEYPVSVSSFNKTIAAAAGLPLDEEFFAPNGRPFKIGGDDDPIPELLA
- a CDS encoding DMT family transporter; its protein translation is MSESAQLVSHRRAVLALVVVNVLWGSSFPFMKTLNLLADEHFGVDEHTASGAFRAAASAWMIGLRFALAFVMFAVCCHGVLKRVRWPHFLAGIAIGCLFVVGMVLQVSGLSTIPASRSGFLTSLAVVWTPILATLFERQRPRPVVLLAGGVSLFGVAILTGLLQWADGGLRFAPEGLGQWKTGDTLTLLAVLFFSGQIVAVDWFGKRLDSLAFTPSMFGATAVLALLFFVLIQPSIPEVSAGDAGNSGWYALTTQPRFYGLIVLLSIFPSLVAFSLMNRYQPSVSPTQASVLYTLEPLMASTWAMFIPGVLSVWCAVQYANETLTFELILGGTILILANLLALWPAKNTPADG
- a CDS encoding IS4 family transposase, coding for MPTKTKRLKRRKLPDDQGERTQESLVKPKIKIEGLKYFAMLKPLLEHLHEHECQRDTAGNRTLHYDQYCMLVLLYVLNPTVSSLRAISQASELTKVRDKLGNEKASLGSLSEAGGLFSADLLKPIIEALSAEVNDAAPDPRLSSIQQTITAVDGSLVNALPSLIAASILKQTTGSALVRWRLHTHFEVNNLLPVRVDVTPDGGGEHDERAVLKRVLEEDRLYVMDRGYAKFSLFNSIVASSSSYVCRLRDNTVYETTQELELTEGDRAAGVLNDTIVKLGGSSSSSNSPDHPIRLIQIRCTPHQNRTGGKARGSKAPNSDGILRIATNLLNVPAEIIALIYSYRWTIEIFFRFYKQLMGGDHLISHNVNGIQIQVYCSVIACLLINLWTGSRPTKRTFEMICFYFQGLASEEELIAHIEKQAAAEEAKRAKEERQEIC
- a CDS encoding sulfatase-like hydrolase/transferase, with amino-acid sequence MLRSMIAACLVLGTLLLNGTSSKTFADDRPNIIFIFADDLCFDSIAELGNQEVETPNLDRLAREGTSFNHAYNMGSWSGAVCLASRTMLNSGRFVWQAQEIYNQSEKERQEGRWWGEMMKAAGYRTYMTGKWHCRASAEKSFDVVRDTRPGMPKDFPEGYNRPIEGQPDPWSPSDPKWGGFWEGGTHWSEVIANHSDDFFADAAQHDEPTFMYLAFNATHDPRQAPQEYLDKYPAENILVPANYQPLHPYAEEIGCGRSLRDERLAPFPRTEHAVRVHRREYYALLTHMDAMIGRILDSVEASGEADNTWIFFTADHGLAVGQHGLLGKQNPYDHSVRVPFLVKGPGVKAGARMEEPIYLQDVMPTTLELAKIEKPEHVDFHSVLPLMDGAVTPYPAIYGAYLNLQRSIRTPEHKLIVFPKAKTVQLFDMQNDPGERTDLATNPAMQPVVKHLFEQLQSLQKELGDTLELAPSLIGS